A single genomic interval of Spinacia oleracea cultivar Varoflay chromosome 6, BTI_SOV_V1, whole genome shotgun sequence harbors:
- the LOC130463523 gene encoding uncharacterized protein, whose protein sequence is MAYADLNLRLLYQYGNWGKSRGQDHERYGDARKNNSEQEEALNDPYEWNWCGFLYEWIGGHGRERGKASAFILLIAYLDRLKYKKTAKGWRTDVPRLGCWQTKDVYDLINQDSGPDGTFGHAEVVQDVLYGKPCPINVQTEIPPWLKDRLDTTAEKPDPPPKEALKTALRRRFKQPSSSQRKSVRSSNEPSTIPCQTSPKATEKNTSPVEHTVPQENPVVENRDESNDNDRESVNSLERIGRYIPKPMVEPTQRKISEKVLDQNKFEDQVLVQDQNHLVTRGMLYRSFKKIEKLTWRLCVLGVPI, encoded by the exons ATGGCATATGCAGATCTAAATCTTCGTCTTTTATATCAATATGGTAACTG GGGAAAATCCAGGGGACAAGACCATGAAAGGTATGGTGATGCGAGGAAGAACAACAGCGAACAG GAGGAAGCCCTTAATGACCCATATGAATGGAACTGGTGTGGGTTTTTATATGAATGGATAGGAGGTCACGGTAGAGAACGTGGTAAAGCATCAGCATTCATTTTGTTG ATTGCATATCTTGACCGACTGAAATATAAAAAAACCGCAAAGGGGTGGAGAACGGATGTGCCGAGGCTTGGTTGTTGGCAGACAAAGGATGTGTACGATTTGATAAATCAAGATTCAGGTCCGGATGGTACCTTTGGTCACGCTGAG GTGGTCCAAGATGTTTTGTATGGAAAACCATGTCCAATTAATGTTCAGACGGAGATACCACCGTGGTTAAAGGACAGATTGGACACGACAGCTGAAAAACCAGACCCACCTCCAAAAGAAGCATTGAAAACAGCCCTACGTCGGAGATTCAAGCAACCAAGTTCAAGCCAGAGAAAG TCCGTCCGTTCAAGCAACGAGCCATCAACAATACCGTGTCAAACAAGTCCAAAGGCAACAGAGAAGAACACGAGTCCTGTAGAACATACAGTGCCTCAAGAAAATCCTGTTGTTGAGAACAGAGATGAAAGTAACGACAACGATAGAGAGTCTGTCAATAGCTTGGAAAGAATTGGAAGATACATACCAAAACCCATGGTTGAGCCAACACAACGAAAAATATCTGAGAAGGTTCTTGATCAAAATAAATTTGAGGACCAGGTATTGGTACAAGATCAGAACCACCTTGTAACACGAGGGATGCTCTATCGTTCATTCAAAAAAATAGAGAAGTTGACATGGAG GTTATGTGTGCTTGGTGTTCCTATTTAA
- the LOC110796068 gene encoding proline-rich protein 3-like, translating into MFHNSSFIKQFEAIKALVKIISSPNKMALTKASLMSFLLMTLVAFSSARDYPTYSPEYKVYTPTPVYESPEYSSPPVYESPTYTPPSPVYEPPTYTPPSPVYESPTYTPPSPVYTPSPVYKSPEYTPSPVYKSPEYTPSPVYTPPSYESPSYTPTYTPSYESPAYTPTYTPPSYESPAYTPSPLY; encoded by the coding sequence ATGTTTCATAACTCATCCTTCATTAAGCAGTTTGAAGCAATAAAAGCTTTAGTGAAAATCATCTCATCTCCTAATAAAATGGCACTTACTAAAGCTTCACTCATGTCTTTCCTGCTCATGACCTTGGTAGCGTTTTCATCTGCTCGTGACTACCCAACTTATTCTCCTGAATACAAGGTATATACCCCAACACCGGTGTATGAATCTCCAGAATACTCATCACCACCGGTGTACGAGTCTCCAACATACACTCCACCATCGCCAGTTTACGAGCCCCCAACATATACTCCACCATCGCCAGTTTACGAGTCCCCAACATACACTCCACCGTCACCTGTTTACACCCCATCACCCGTATACAAATCCCCTGAATACACCCCATCACCCGTATACAAATCTCCCGAATACACCCCATCACCAGTTTACACTCCACCGTCTTACGAGTCTCCCTCATACACTCCAACCTATACTCCATCTTACGAATCTCCCGCATACACTCCAACCTACACTCCACCATCTTACGAGTCTCCCGCATACACTCCATCGCCACTTTACTGA
- the LOC130462803 gene encoding uncharacterized protein: MVFKKLQPMIGIEHITWNLGDACVGMVDHHPKQKTKEDGGILCMVLLLSSVEVVTAWMKCYKKSDRATRKYILGRLVCSDNNTIKVREVLDLLGLQKIYN, encoded by the exons ATGGTGTTTAAGAAATTGCAACCAATGATCGGCATTGAACATATTACATGGAATCTTGGCGACGCCTGCGTTGGCATGGTTGATCATCATCCAAAGCAAAAAACCAAAGAGGACGGGGGAATATTGTGTATGGTTTTGTTGTTGTCCTCGGTAGAGGTTGTAACTGCGTGGATGAAG TGTTATAAGAAGAGCGACAGAGCCACACGGAAGTATATCCTTGGACGTCTTGTATGCAGCGACAATAACACAATCAAGGTCAGGGAGGTCCTTGATTTGCTAGGTCTTCAGAAAATATACAACTAG
- the LOC110796065 gene encoding 60S ribosomal protein L10a, with product MSKLQSEAVREAITGIASDAKEKNRKFTETVELQIGLKNYDPQKDKRFSGSVKLPHIPRPKMKVCMLGDAQHVEEAERIGLQWMDVEALKKLNKNKKLVKKLAKKYHAFLASEAVIKQIPRLLGPGLNKAGKFPTLVTHQEPLENKVNEIKATVKFQLKKVLCMGVAVGNLSMEEKQIFQNVQMSVNFLVSLLKKNWQNVRCLYLKSSMGKPYRIF from the exons ATGAG TAAGCTTCAGAGTGAGGCTGTGAGAGAAGCCATCACTGGAATTGCAAGTGATGCCAAAGAGAAGAATCGCAAGTTTACCGAGACAGTTGAGCTCCAGATTGGGCTGAAGAATTATGATCCTCAAAAGGACAAGCGTTTCAGTGGCTCTGTTAAGTTGCCACACATCCCTCGTCCCAAGATGAAGGTTTGCATGCTTGGAGATGCACAGCATGTGGAAGAG GCTGAGAGGATAGGATTGCAATGGATGGATGTAGAAGCTTTGAAGAAACTCAACAAGAACAAGAAGTTGGTTAAGAAGCTTGCAAAGAAGTATCACGCTTTCCTTGCATCTGAAGCTGTTATTAAGCAGATTCCCCGTTTGCTCGGTCCTGGTCTTAACAAGGCAG GTAAGTTTCCAACACTTGTCACCCACCAAGAGCCCCTTGAGAACAAAGTTAATGAGATCAAGGCAACCGTGAAGTTTCAGCTTAAGAAAGTTCTGTGCATGGGAGTTGCTGTTGGTAACTTGAGTATGGAAGAGAAGCAGATTTTCCAAAATGTGCAAATGAGTGTTAACTTTCTGGTTTCACTGCTCAAGAAGAACTGGCAAAAT GTTCGGTGCTTATACCTGAAGAGTTCCATGGGAAAGCCATACCGTATCTTCTAA
- the LOC130462802 gene encoding NAD(P)H-quinone oxidoreductase subunit 1, chloroplastic-like: MAVPTTRKDLMIVNMVPHHPSMHGVLRLIVTLDGEDVIDCEPIVGYLHRGMEKIAENRTIIQYLPYVTRWDYLATMFTEAITVNGPEQLGNIQLVKKMKLDDIMTILVQAINSFSILEFLKEVYETIWMLFPILILVLGITIGVLVIVWLEREISASIQQRIGPEYAGPLGILQALADGTKLLFKENLLPSRGDTYLFSIGPSIAVISILLGYLIIPFGSRLVLADLSIGVFLWIADSSIAPIGLLMSGYGSNNKYSFLGGLRAAAQSISYEIPLTLSVLSISLRVVR, translated from the exons ATGGCTGTACCAACTACCAGAAAAGATCTCATGATAGTCAATATGGTCCCTCACCATCCATCAATGCACGGTGTTCTCCGACTCATCGTTACTTTAGACGGTGAAGATGTTATTGACTGTGAACCGATAGTGGGTTATTTACACAGAGGTATGGAAAAAATTGCGGAAAATCGAACAATTATACAATATCTGCCTTATGTAACACGTTGGGATTATTTAGCTACTATGTTTACAGAAGCAATAACTGTAAATGGGCCAGAAcaattgggaaatattcaa TTagttaaaaaaatgaaattggaTGATATTATGACGATACTAG tacAAGCTATCAATTCTTTTTCCATATTGGAATTCTTAAAAGAGGTTTATGAGACTATATGGATGCTTTTCCCTATTTTGATTCTCGTATTGGGAATTACAATAGGTGTACTAGTAATTGTATGGTTAGAAAGAGAAATATCCGCAAGTATACAACAACGTATTGGACCTGAATATGCTGGTCCTTTGGGGATTCTTCAAGCTTTAGCGGACGGAACAAAACTGCTTTTTAAAGAAAACCTTCTTCCATCTAGGGGGGACACATATTTATTTAGTATTGGACCTTCTATAGCAGTCATATCGATTCTACTAGGTTACTTAATAATTCCTTTTGGGTCTCGCCTTGTTCTAGCCGATCTCAGTATTGGTGTTTTTTTATGGATCGCTGATTCAAGCATTGCTCCGATTGGACTTCTTATGTCAGGATATGGatcaaataataaatattccttTTTAGGTGGTCTACGGGCTGCTGCCCAATCAATTAGTTATGAAATACCATTAACTCTAAGTGTGTTATCCATATCTCTACGTGTGGTTCGTTAA